A part of Gossypium hirsutum isolate 1008001.06 chromosome A07, Gossypium_hirsutum_v2.1, whole genome shotgun sequence genomic DNA contains:
- the LOC107930816 gene encoding uncharacterized protein: protein MDIRNWCSSGCKTMCLSQDYHEVEPVNSPSSSSSSSSTTAGTSNKLKLLWVKFKKEKMKIFESPVRVPRYDPHTYSQNFDHGFTWDEPENLSRSFSVRFADPSSIFLRKTVVPV from the coding sequence ATGGATATCAGAAACTGGTGCAGCTCAGGGTGCAAAACCATGTGCTTAAGCCAAGACTACCATGAGGTTGAACCAGTGAactcaccatcatcatcatcatcatcatcatccaccaCTGCAGGCACCTCAAACAAGCTGAAGCTGCTATGGGTGAAATTCAAGAAAGAGAAGATGAAGATCTTTGAATCTCCCGTTAGAGTACCTCGTTATGATCCTCACACTTATTCCCAGAATTTCGATCATGGGTTTACATGGGATGAGCCTGAAAATCTCTCTAGATCTTTCTCCGTCAGGTTTGCTGATCCTTCTAGTATTTTTCTAAGGAAAACTGTAGTGCCTGTTTAA
- the LOC107930859 gene encoding FRIGIDA-like protein 4a, with translation MSTAPPITADRVQKFIEDLEAQKKIVSKCTKLFTTLTNHFTSLQNSLSKKSHSLDAKFLSLSSKFSQTLESLSQREYSLPDRESAAAAHIETLKEAAFAEFKDPKGSAQLSDTLKSLARRMDSAGLVKFIVSKRKESVPLRAEISVALSEAVDPHRLVLEAFEDFVSQKSGKTLGLTDKRWACGMLVHALFPESSWKEKKGKGPEFSRNIGERAAEVVDRWKGQLDGEKEGLTPGEAVMFLHMVVGFELKERFDEGFLRKLVLDFSSRRDMAKLAAALGFEDKMGDIIDELVKNGKEIEAVYFARAAGLTERFPPVSLLKSYQQNSKKNATTILKNGNYSAAAMEESKNVELNSIKAIIKCVEDHKLESEFSTDLLRKRATQLEKVKSDRKKSSAAAGKPQNKRSHSAGSARRSGPPAFRPAKAAKFSNAYPPFNRRNPAPSAQQSPAARFSAQYNYVGQNVFEAPTVPYASAYGVTHSQSPAAVTQQHYVHPVENLGVSGFPTSGAYGGQTSYVAYDYGSAAPSVFQPSSSTQ, from the exons ATGTCGACCGCGCCGCCGATTACCGCCGACCGGGTACAGAAATTCATCGAAGACCTTGAAGCCCAAAAGAAAATCGTATCCAAATGCACCAAATTATTCACAACCCTAACCAATCATTTTACTTCCCTGCAAAATTCCCTTTCCAAAAAATCCCATTCCCTCGATGCCAAATTCTTATCCCTTTCTTCCAAATTCTCCCAAACTCTCGAATCCCTTTCTCAACGTGAATATTCCCTCCCCGACCGTGAATCCGCCGCCGCCGCCCACATCGAAACCCTAAAAGAAGCAGCTTTCGCCGAATTCAAGGACCCTAAAGGCTCAGCCCAGCTCTCCGACACGTTGAAATCACTCGCCCGTCGTATGGACTCGGCTGGGTTGGTTAAATTCATAGTTTCGAAACGGAAAGAGTCAGTCCCGTTACGCGCGGAGATCTCCGTCGCTTTATCTGAAGCTGTCGACCCTCACCGGCTTGTTTTAGAAGCTTTTGAGgattttgtttctcaaaaaaGTGGGAAAACTTTAGGGTTGACTGATAAGAGATGGGCATGTGGGATGTTGGTTCATGCATTGTTTCCTGAGTCGAGTTGGAAGGAGAAGAAAGGGAAAGGACCGGAGTTTTCGAGGAATATCGGAGAAAGAGCGGCGGAGGTTGTTGATAGATGGAAAGGGCAATTGGATGGTGAAAAAGAAGGGCTTACGCCGGGGGAAGCGGTTATGTTTTTGCATATGGTGGTTGGTTTTGAATTGAAAGAGAGGTTTGATGAAGGGTTTTTGAGGAAAttggttttggatttttcttcGAGGAGGGATATGGCTAAGCTTGCTGCTGCTTTGGGGTTTGAGgataaaatgggag ATATTATTGATGAACTAGTAAAGAATGGCAAAGAGATCGAGGCAGTGTACTTTGCCAGAGCAGCTGGCCTTACAGAGAGATTTCCTCCTGTTTCTCTACTCAAGTCCTATCAGCAGAATTCCAAAAAGAATGCCACCACAATATTGAAGAATGGAAATTATTCCGCAGCTGCAATG GAGGAGTCAAAAAATGTGGAGCTGAATTCAATTAAAGCTATTATCAAATGCGTTGAAGACCATAAGCTTGAATCAGAGTTTTCTACTGATTTGTTAAGAAAGCGAGCCACGCAGCTGGAAAAAGTCAAGTCAGATAGGAAAAAGAGTTCAGCAGCCGCTGGAAAGCCTCAGAATAAACGAAGTCATAGTGCTGGTAGTGCCCGACGCAGTGGACCACCTGCTTTCCGTCCCGCAAAAGCAGCTAAGTTTTCAAATGCTTATCCCCCTTTCAATCGCCGAAACCCAGCTCCCTCAGCGCAGCAAAGCCCGGCTGCACGATTTTCCGCACAGTATAACTATGTTGGCCAGAATGTTTTCGAGGCTCCTACTGTTCCTTATGCATCAGCATATGGTGTGACTCACTCACAAAGTCCTGCTGCAGTTACTCAACAGCACTACGTACACCCGGTGGAAAATTTGGGGGTTTCCGGTTTTCCAACCAGTGGTGCCTATGGGGGTCAAACTAGTTATGTAGCATATGACTATGGCTCTGCAGCACCGTCGGTGTTCCAACCCTCTTCGAGTACCCAATAG